The Paenibacillus sp. MBLB1832 genome has a window encoding:
- a CDS encoding DUF309 domain-containing protein, with product MSRYDRLYVAFLYYFNDQRDYFECHEVMEELWLEEGRNPLYQGLLQIAVGLYHHWNGNISGSIKLFRAGLEKLAPYPETSLGIDLERLRLESEQYVNQLLHIEEKPFKPYDLDIVVQDPALLALVEEMRMTPPPTEDHH from the coding sequence ATGAGCCGATATGACCGATTGTATGTCGCTTTTCTGTACTATTTTAACGATCAGCGGGATTATTTCGAATGTCATGAAGTCATGGAGGAGCTTTGGCTGGAAGAAGGCCGAAATCCGTTATATCAAGGTCTACTGCAAATCGCAGTAGGCCTTTATCATCATTGGAACGGCAATATTAGCGGTTCTATTAAATTATTTCGTGCAGGGCTAGAGAAGCTGGCGCCTTATCCCGAGACCTCACTAGGTATTGATCTGGAACGGTTGCGATTGGAAAGCGAACAGTATGTGAATCAACTTCTCCATATCGAGGAAAAGCCATTTAAACCTTATGATCTGGATATTGTGGTCCAAGACCCTGCCTTGCTTGCGCTTGTGGAAGAGATGAGAATGACTCCGCCGCCAACAGAAGATCATCACTAA
- a CDS encoding GTP pyrophosphokinase, which produces MDGRDWKKFLLPYEQAVEELKVKFKTLRGELKSREEYAPIEFVTGRVKKTSSVLEKAKRLNVPMDQLESGIEDIAGIRIMCQFVEDTEVLAELIRNRQDMSVVYEKDYITNKKPSGYRSFHIIIEYPVQTAIGMKKILAEIQIRTLAMNFWATIEHSLNYKYKEQLPVDVRARLSKAAEAAYILDQEMSSIRGEIMASQRMFEDNSNLVNRVLSNIQELYFYHRVREAAQFQLRFNEIWETEEGLSDLSADIEAAISRAKKGDNS; this is translated from the coding sequence ATGGATGGACGTGACTGGAAGAAGTTTCTCCTGCCTTATGAGCAAGCAGTAGAAGAGTTGAAAGTAAAGTTCAAAACATTACGTGGTGAGCTCAAAAGTCGTGAAGAATACGCGCCAATCGAATTCGTTACAGGACGCGTCAAAAAAACATCAAGTGTGCTCGAGAAAGCGAAACGATTAAATGTTCCAATGGATCAATTGGAGTCGGGCATCGAAGATATTGCAGGTATTCGAATTATGTGCCAATTCGTTGAGGATACCGAAGTACTGGCAGAACTTATTCGTAATCGACAAGACATGAGCGTCGTTTATGAGAAGGATTATATTACGAATAAAAAGCCTAGCGGCTACCGAAGCTTTCATATTATTATCGAGTATCCTGTACAAACAGCGATTGGTATGAAGAAGATTTTAGCGGAAATTCAGATTCGAACACTGGCCATGAACTTTTGGGCGACGATCGAACATTCCTTGAATTATAAATATAAAGAGCAACTGCCTGTTGATGTCAGGGCTCGTTTAAGTAAGGCAGCCGAAGCGGCTTATATTTTAGATCAGGAAATGTCGAGTATTCGCGGCGAAATCATGGCTTCTCAACGGATGTTTGAAGACAATTCTAATCTTGTGAATCGTGTGCTAAGTAATATTCAAGAGCTTTATTTCTATCACCGTGTTCGTGAAGCAGCCCAATTTCAGCTGAGATTCAATGAAATCTGGGAGACCGAAGAAGGACTGAGCGATTTATCTGCCGACATTGAGGCTGCCATTTCGAGAGCCAAAAAAGGAGACAATAGTTAA
- a CDS encoding carbohydrate ABC transporter permease, protein MTIKNPLAKLLVWIILAIWTVAVIYPLLWTLLDALKNNEQFFLNAPWALPKFPLLWSNFSYVWSKYNFGTYFMNSIIVTVGSTLLGMILSAMTAYILARYEFRGNKILYTIYISALMIPFALALIPLFFLLNDLHLINTWLGLILVYAALNLPFGIFLLIGFYKSLPKEIEEAAIIDGTSHYGTFFRVMLPLSQPGLITVMITNMLNNWNEYFLGVVLTNEPTKYTLPIGLAVMQAEMQYRVEWGPLFAGLLITTLPTLIVYMIYQRQIASGITAGAVK, encoded by the coding sequence ATGACGATCAAAAATCCATTAGCCAAATTGCTTGTATGGATTATACTTGCGATATGGACGGTCGCGGTGATCTATCCACTCTTGTGGACATTGCTGGACGCGCTTAAAAATAATGAGCAGTTTTTCTTGAATGCACCATGGGCGTTGCCGAAATTTCCATTACTATGGTCAAATTTCTCTTATGTATGGAGCAAATATAACTTTGGAACGTACTTCATGAACTCCATTATCGTGACAGTAGGAAGTACGTTGCTTGGGATGATCCTTTCTGCAATGACCGCGTACATTTTAGCGAGATATGAGTTTAGAGGGAACAAAATTCTCTACACCATTTATATTTCAGCCTTGATGATTCCGTTTGCGCTTGCGTTGATCCCTTTGTTCTTCTTATTAAATGATTTGCATCTCATCAACACTTGGCTGGGATTGATTCTCGTCTACGCTGCGCTCAATTTGCCATTCGGAATTTTCTTGCTTATCGGCTTCTACAAGTCGCTTCCGAAAGAAATCGAAGAAGCAGCCATCATTGACGGGACATCGCATTACGGAACTTTCTTCCGCGTTATGCTGCCGTTATCACAACCAGGCTTGATTACGGTCATGATAACGAACATGCTTAATAACTGGAATGAATACTTCTTAGGGGTCGTTCTAACGAACGAGCCTACCAAGTACACATTGCCGATTGGTTTAGCTGTTATGCAAGCAGAAATGCAATACCGTGTAGAATGGGGGCCATTATTCGCGGGCTTGCTGATCACGACTTTGCCGACTCTTATTGTATATATGATTTACCAACGCCAAATTGCAAGCGGAATTACGGCTGGAGCCGTGAAATAA
- a CDS encoding thioredoxin family protein: protein MKKLLIYLGIVVLLFGGLYFINQQSVKSSDKANAGNPYGVAASKLNPETVKQLTDPNYQNLILPKDLDARLKNKETFFQYYYASTCPHCKVTTPVLVPMEKELGIDVKQFNLEEFKDGWKNYKIDSTPTIVYYKNGVEVDRIVGGVPEAGAGGNTPEKFKEFFQRNMNNK, encoded by the coding sequence ATGAAAAAGCTGCTTATTTATTTAGGCATTGTTGTTCTTTTATTCGGTGGTTTGTATTTTATCAATCAACAATCGGTCAAGTCCTCGGATAAAGCGAACGCAGGTAATCCATACGGTGTTGCTGCTTCCAAGTTAAATCCAGAGACGGTGAAACAATTAACGGATCCGAACTATCAGAACCTGATTTTACCGAAAGATTTAGACGCAAGATTGAAAAACAAAGAAACCTTTTTCCAATATTATTATGCCTCAACTTGCCCGCATTGCAAAGTCACAACGCCAGTTCTCGTTCCAATGGAGAAAGAGCTCGGGATTGATGTGAAGCAATTCAATTTGGAAGAATTCAAAGATGGTTGGAAGAATTACAAAATTGACTCCACACCAACGATTGTCTATTACAAAAACGGGGTTGAAGTTGATCGTATCGTTGGCGGAGTGCCAGAAGCTGGTGCAGGCGGCAATACACCAGAAAAGTTCAAAGAATTTTTCCAACGAAATATGAACAATAAATAG
- a CDS encoding PRD domain-containing protein, giving the protein MIERTIIHVLSHNVVMSHLSSGKNSIAFGKGIGFKKTPGMTINEAEITQEFLLHTSEVLKNYEQILNAVDLKIIGITEEVIAYAQSMLEGDFSETIHASLVDHINFAVERQKRGIFITNPFAYEIGYMYPEEYKVAKKAVEFLNEHLDVKLPEDEVAFLTMHFNSARKKEQASDSLAVVRVVSQTIEAAKELGFYFDDSFSTLRFISHLKGVIERVKQKKTLQNSLLSKIKEEYGDIYVKAKVLSLMLSDTLKIEVPDDETGYLTMHLERLLQRTEV; this is encoded by the coding sequence ATGATTGAACGGACGATTATACATGTTCTTTCCCACAATGTCGTGATGTCGCATCTGAGTTCAGGTAAAAATTCCATCGCCTTTGGCAAAGGGATTGGTTTCAAAAAAACACCTGGCATGACGATTAACGAGGCTGAGATTACACAGGAATTCCTCCTACATACTTCTGAAGTGCTCAAGAATTACGAACAAATATTGAATGCAGTTGATTTGAAAATTATCGGGATTACCGAGGAAGTCATTGCCTATGCGCAAAGTATGTTGGAAGGTGACTTCTCGGAGACAATCCATGCTTCGCTCGTAGATCACATTAACTTTGCGGTTGAGCGGCAAAAGCGCGGCATTTTCATCACGAATCCTTTTGCTTATGAGATTGGTTATATGTATCCAGAAGAGTACAAAGTAGCTAAGAAAGCGGTCGAGTTTCTGAATGAGCACTTGGATGTGAAATTGCCTGAGGATGAAGTGGCCTTTCTAACGATGCATTTCAATAGTGCGCGTAAGAAAGAGCAAGCATCGGACTCACTAGCGGTAGTTCGCGTGGTTTCACAGACGATTGAAGCGGCCAAGGAGCTGGGCTTTTACTTTGATGATTCCTTCTCAACCCTGCGTTTCATCAGTCATTTAAAAGGTGTTATCGAGCGTGTGAAGCAGAAGAAAACACTTCAGAATTCCCTGCTGTCCAAGATAAAAGAAGAATACGGCGACATCTATGTGAAGGCAAAAGTACTCTCCCTCATGCTAAGTGACACATTGAAAATCGAAGTGCCAGATGATGAAACTGGCTACCTAACGATGCACCTTGAACGTCTGCTGCAACGCACAGAAGTGTAG
- a CDS encoding S-layer homology domain-containing protein, which produces MKRKILVLMSALTFATTTGCNSAEISAASNAGVSAILLKDITGHWAKSSVETATQKGYVDGYEDQTFRPENKVSRAEFIKMVVRALNLPVKGDTSGSKWYVPFATAAATLGIYKGADFSLDEMNQPMTRMEMARVALRAADKDYQDPAAITNDPSMMYNATKLGLIQGLSGGQLGEDEVTTRAQSVTIIERILSVKDGGKLEVDRAAVGNAELVLKRTNIFTMMPEFFGGKQYSGEEWDVSKLTLETDDGLWKGSFDQIIAIDLANPNDPNKYLLGDMDDLHWYDLKSEKTSPLVKNGYMDSYVIYFKGHVDYNKDTEIYNDSAKEPGFDLNGFNSTARELVEHKLTGPASLFHKELGDIPAFIMSKLDVKLDNHLRVKMYAPARPPHSTYVHTLLGVMLPRK; this is translated from the coding sequence ATGAAAAGAAAGATTCTTGTTTTAATGAGTGCACTTACATTTGCAACGACAACTGGATGTAATAGTGCTGAAATATCGGCTGCAAGTAATGCGGGGGTATCCGCTATTTTATTAAAAGATATTACAGGGCATTGGGCAAAAAGCTCAGTGGAGACGGCAACGCAAAAAGGGTATGTCGATGGCTATGAAGACCAAACGTTTAGGCCTGAGAACAAGGTAAGTCGAGCTGAGTTTATTAAAATGGTCGTTAGAGCACTCAACTTACCTGTGAAGGGTGATACTTCTGGTTCAAAATGGTATGTGCCGTTTGCTACGGCAGCGGCAACGTTGGGAATCTACAAAGGCGCGGATTTTAGCCTGGATGAGATGAATCAGCCGATGACTCGGATGGAAATGGCGAGGGTTGCCTTGCGCGCTGCCGATAAGGATTATCAAGATCCTGCGGCGATCACTAACGATCCGTCCATGATGTATAACGCGACGAAACTGGGGTTAATCCAGGGACTTTCTGGCGGGCAGCTCGGGGAGGATGAAGTTACCACTAGAGCGCAATCGGTCACGATTATTGAGCGGATTTTGAGTGTTAAAGACGGCGGCAAGTTAGAGGTGGATCGGGCGGCGGTTGGTAATGCGGAGTTGGTGTTGAAGAGAACGAATATTTTTACGATGATGCCTGAGTTTTTTGGGGGTAAACAATACAGCGGTGAAGAGTGGGATGTGAGCAAGTTAACCCTTGAAACTGATGACGGTTTGTGGAAGGGGAGCTTTGATCAGATTATTGCAATTGATTTAGCTAATCCGAATGATCCGAATAAGTACTTACTTGGGGACATGGATGATTTGCATTGGTATGATTTAAAGTCTGAGAAAACTAGTCCGTTAGTCAAAAATGGTTACATGGATAGCTATGTTATCTATTTTAAAGGGCATGTAGATTATAACAAGGATACTGAGATTTACAATGATTCTGCAAAGGAGCCGGGATTTGACCTTAATGGATTCAATAGCACTGCTAGAGAGCTAGTAGAACATAAATTAACAGGCCCGGCATCTCTGTTTCACAAGGAACTGGGAGACATACCAGCCTTTATTATGTCTAAATTGGATGTTAAATTAGATAATCATCTAAGGGTTAAGATGTATGCACCAGCAAGACCTCCACATAGTACTTACGTGCATACCTTATTAGGGGTAATGCTTCCTCGCAAATAG
- a CDS encoding RsmB/NOP family class I SAM-dependent RNA methyltransferase, with protein MSMTKPLPPLFREKMIDLLGENEFEQFLTSYEDPRSFGLRVNTGKVDRDEFASQSPFHLEAVTWAAEGFYYEEGERPGKHPYYHAGLYYIQEPSAMAPVELLQVKPGERVLDLCAAPGGKSTQIAAKLQGEGVLVVNDIHSDRVKALVKNLELLGVRNAVVLNDKPERMLNVFGGYFDKILIDAPCSGEGMFRKEEEMMGQWERHSVQEFAAMQRELLAQAAVMLAPGGRIVYSTCTFSPEENEAQIAEFLDKHSDFAVVPIEGFAPGRPDWLREPWCDSNAYSSKAKAAVAGTARLWPHRLRGEGHYVAVLGKGAGTGASANASDVAADFVAAAEKRGGRPAPRGKGRAVAAPSTGVSLEPLEAFSGELLRSEPFALGRLVCYGEHAYASPAGLPELHGLKVVRPGWYIGALHRGRFEPSHALAMGLRLREAKRALSLASSDERALRYLKGETLEVAESEILRDPQETQAAKGYCLVCIDDHPVGWGKWLDGMLKNEYPPGWRWT; from the coding sequence ATGTCCATGACCAAGCCCTTACCACCCCTTTTTAGGGAGAAAATGATTGATTTATTAGGTGAAAATGAATTTGAGCAATTTCTGACTTCCTATGAGGATCCGCGCTCTTTCGGTTTAAGAGTTAATACGGGGAAGGTGGACCGTGATGAATTTGCGTCACAGAGTCCATTCCATCTCGAGGCGGTGACTTGGGCTGCGGAAGGCTTTTATTATGAAGAAGGCGAGCGTCCTGGGAAGCATCCCTATTATCATGCGGGTCTCTATTATATTCAAGAACCAAGTGCGATGGCGCCAGTCGAACTGCTTCAGGTGAAGCCTGGTGAGCGTGTATTAGATTTATGTGCGGCTCCAGGCGGGAAGTCCACGCAAATTGCTGCTAAGCTGCAGGGCGAGGGCGTGCTTGTCGTCAACGATATTCATTCGGATCGCGTGAAGGCGTTGGTTAAAAATTTGGAACTTCTCGGCGTACGGAACGCCGTGGTATTGAATGACAAGCCTGAGCGAATGTTGAACGTGTTTGGTGGCTATTTTGATAAAATACTAATCGATGCACCTTGCTCTGGCGAAGGCATGTTCCGCAAAGAAGAAGAGATGATGGGCCAATGGGAGCGCCATTCTGTTCAAGAATTTGCTGCGATGCAGCGGGAGTTGTTGGCACAAGCTGCGGTAATGTTAGCGCCAGGCGGCCGTATTGTTTACTCGACGTGTACGTTCTCGCCCGAGGAGAATGAGGCGCAGATTGCGGAGTTTCTGGACAAGCATTCTGACTTTGCTGTGGTGCCAATCGAAGGATTCGCACCCGGTCGGCCCGATTGGTTGCGTGAGCCATGGTGCGATTCGAACGCGTATAGTTCGAAGGCGAAGGCGGCAGTAGCGGGAACGGCGAGGTTATGGCCGCATCGGTTACGGGGCGAGGGGCATTATGTGGCGGTTTTGGGGAAGGGCGCTGGTACAGGGGCAAGTGCAAATGCGAGTGATGTTGCTGCCGATTTTGTGGCGGCAGCGGAGAAGCGCGGCGGACGTCCTGCGCCGCGCGGGAAGGGTCGTGCCGTGGCTGCGCCCAGCACGGGGGTGAGCTTGGAGCCGCTGGAGGCGTTCTCCGGCGAGCTGCTGCGCAGCGAGCCCTTCGCCCTGGGGCGGCTCGTTTGTTACGGCGAGCACGCATATGCGTCGCCGGCGGGCTTGCCCGAGCTGCACGGACTGAAAGTCGTGCGGCCGGGCTGGTACATCGGCGCGCTGCACCGCGGCCGATTTGAACCGTCCCATGCGTTAGCCATGGGACTACGTTTGCGCGAAGCCAAGCGAGCGCTGAGCTTGGCTTCGAGCGACGAGCGAGCCCTTCGGTACCTGAAGGGCGAGACGCTCGAAGTCGCGGAGAGCGAGATTCTCCGCGACCCGCAAGAGACCCAGGCAGCCAAAGGCTACTGCCTGGTCTGCATTGACGACCATCCCGTCGGCTGGGGCAAGTGGCTCGATGGGATGCTGAAGAACGAATATCCGCCCGGCTGGAGGTGGACCTAA
- a CDS encoding quinone-dependent dihydroorotate dehydrogenase — translation MLYKNVAKPLLFRMDPEKAHHLTIDGLSVVGNLPGGKQLLKTMYGVSDSPQLTQELWGLRFCNPVGLAAGLDKNAKAVKGFSQLGFGFMEVGTITPKPQPGNELPRLFRLPEDRALINRMGFNNVGTAEMAQNLAKTGKRSIPVAVNIGKNKSTPNEQAEEDYRACIHALYTYGDFFVVNISSPNTPDLRNLQHGDDLKRLLWAVRDEMKAQHTKHGGAAKPVLVKIAPDLTDDELVLTVQIIMESGISGIIATNTTLSREGLRHVNREQAGGLSGLPLTKRSTEVIKRVYQLSHGKLPIIGAGGIFTAEDAYEKIRAGASLVEVYTALIYEGPGLLGRINKGLQELLKRDGFTHISQAIGVDSH, via the coding sequence ATGCTGTATAAGAATGTAGCTAAACCTTTATTGTTTCGAATGGATCCAGAGAAAGCGCATCATCTTACCATTGACGGGCTAAGTGTGGTTGGAAATTTGCCAGGTGGAAAGCAATTGCTGAAAACCATGTATGGCGTTTCGGATTCACCGCAATTAACCCAGGAATTATGGGGATTACGCTTTTGTAATCCAGTCGGGCTTGCGGCAGGACTAGATAAAAATGCAAAGGCAGTCAAGGGGTTTTCGCAGCTTGGATTTGGTTTTATGGAAGTTGGCACCATCACGCCGAAGCCGCAGCCAGGCAATGAATTGCCGCGCTTGTTCCGTCTTCCTGAGGATAGAGCATTGATTAACCGTATGGGTTTCAATAATGTTGGGACTGCGGAAATGGCTCAAAACTTAGCGAAAACGGGGAAACGATCCATTCCAGTAGCCGTAAATATCGGCAAAAATAAATCAACACCCAACGAGCAGGCTGAAGAAGATTATCGGGCTTGTATCCATGCTCTCTATACATATGGTGATTTCTTTGTTGTGAACATTAGCTCACCAAATACTCCTGATTTGCGTAATTTACAGCATGGGGATGATTTGAAACGATTGCTGTGGGCGGTTCGGGATGAAATGAAAGCCCAGCACACCAAGCATGGTGGAGCCGCGAAACCAGTTCTTGTGAAAATTGCGCCAGACCTTACGGATGACGAACTCGTTTTAACAGTTCAAATCATTATGGAGAGCGGAATTTCGGGTATTATCGCAACGAATACAACGCTAAGCAGAGAAGGGCTTCGCCATGTCAACCGCGAGCAAGCGGGCGGTCTAAGCGGGCTTCCATTAACGAAACGCTCAACTGAAGTGATCAAACGCGTTTACCAACTATCCCACGGGAAGCTGCCGATTATCGGTGCTGGCGGGATTTTTACTGCGGAAGATGCTTATGAGAAGATTCGTGCGGGCGCAAGTCTAGTAGAAGTATACACGGCATTAATTTATGAGGGTCCAGGCCTGCTAGGCCGTATAAATAAAGGGTTGCAAGAGCTATTAAAGCGTGATGGCTTCACACATATTTCCCAGGCAATAGGTGTGGATTCGCACTAA
- a CDS encoding pseudouridine synthase gives MKQTQRLDKILAHVGVGSRSELKRLAKEGAIYVNGVKVKDSGMQVKPESDIITVHGEIVKYREFVYLMMNKPQGVVSATEDNRDRTVVDLLDAEYVPFEVFPVGRLDKDTEGFLLLTNDGKLAHNLLSPRKHVPKTYFAKVEWEVNEADREAFAQGVTLDDGYETLPGILNILATGNASLGVPSEIELTIMEGKFHQVKRMFQAIGKQVVYLKRISMGPLALDPTLALGQVRELSEEELQALQNANGV, from the coding sequence ATGAAACAAACACAACGACTCGATAAAATACTCGCCCACGTAGGCGTTGGCTCCCGTTCTGAACTCAAGCGGCTTGCCAAAGAAGGCGCGATTTATGTGAACGGTGTCAAAGTCAAAGACAGCGGAATGCAAGTGAAGCCTGAGTCCGATATCATTACGGTGCACGGCGAAATCGTGAAATACCGCGAGTTTGTTTATCTCATGATGAACAAACCGCAAGGTGTTGTATCTGCAACTGAAGATAATCGGGATCGAACAGTCGTGGATCTTTTGGACGCGGAATATGTGCCATTCGAAGTGTTTCCAGTTGGAAGACTGGATAAGGATACCGAGGGTTTCCTTTTGCTCACGAACGATGGAAAACTCGCCCACAATCTGCTTTCGCCACGAAAACATGTCCCTAAAACCTACTTTGCCAAAGTAGAATGGGAAGTCAATGAAGCGGATCGCGAAGCTTTCGCGCAAGGGGTTACGTTGGATGACGGTTACGAGACGTTGCCGGGGATTTTAAACATTTTAGCAACAGGAAATGCGTCCTTAGGCGTACCCTCAGAGATCGAATTAACGATCATGGAGGGCAAGTTTCATCAAGTCAAACGGATGTTTCAAGCCATCGGGAAGCAAGTTGTCTATCTAAAAAGAATTTCAATGGGCCCGCTAGCGTTAGATCCAACTTTGGCTTTAGGTCAAGTTAGGGAGTTGAGTGAGGAAGAACTTCAGGCATTACAAAATGCGAATGGCGTTTAA
- a CDS encoding carbohydrate ABC transporter permease: MKTNAKKLKRNLFIASFIIPTFLFFCVFTIYPVIQALQKSFYDWSGMSENSEFIGFDNFVEIFKDPIILRAIGNDYFLVVGKVIGIMILATFFAVALTRFKLRSAGFFRAIFFIPNVISVVVIGVLWNFIYNPQIGFLNAFLSLFTEKKVDITWLGFPQHTIWMLLPPTIWAGIGFYMILMIAAIVNIPASYYEAANIDGAGQWSQFRHITMPLIWEQIKVSVVNIVITTLNGSFVIVQLMTNGGQPDNTTQVMGSYLYRMAFQQYHFGYGAAIGVMILIVSLITTFILQRVMRQEAIEMS, from the coding sequence ATGAAGACCAACGCGAAAAAGCTGAAACGGAATTTGTTCATCGCTTCATTCATCATTCCGACTTTTCTATTCTTCTGCGTATTTACGATATATCCCGTTATACAGGCGCTACAGAAGTCGTTTTACGATTGGTCGGGTATGTCTGAAAATAGCGAGTTTATTGGGTTTGATAACTTTGTTGAGATTTTTAAAGATCCAATTATTCTTAGAGCGATTGGAAATGACTATTTCCTAGTTGTAGGTAAAGTGATTGGAATTATGATTCTGGCGACATTCTTCGCCGTGGCATTGACACGTTTTAAACTGAGAAGTGCTGGATTCTTCCGTGCAATCTTCTTCATCCCGAATGTCATTTCAGTCGTCGTTATCGGTGTGCTCTGGAATTTCATTTACAATCCACAGATCGGTTTCTTGAACGCATTCTTGTCTCTATTTACCGAAAAGAAAGTGGATATTACTTGGTTAGGTTTTCCGCAACACACGATCTGGATGCTTCTGCCACCTACAATTTGGGCAGGTATCGGCTTCTATATGATCCTAATGATTGCTGCAATCGTGAATATTCCTGCTTCCTACTACGAGGCAGCTAATATAGACGGAGCTGGTCAGTGGTCGCAATTCCGCCATATCACCATGCCGCTCATTTGGGAGCAAATTAAAGTTTCCGTCGTCAATATTGTTATTACAACACTCAACGGTTCCTTCGTTATTGTTCAGTTAATGACGAACGGCGGACAGCCTGATAATACAACGCAAGTTATGGGTTCTTATCTGTATCGGATGGCATTTCAACAGTATCATTTCGGTTATGGAGCGGCCATTGGTGTCATGATCCTAATCGTGTCACTCATCACGACATTCATCTTGCAGCGTGTCATGCGCCAAGAGGCAATCGAAATGAGCTAA
- a CDS encoding PTS transporter subunit EIIC, with protein MYGFQKMGRSLMIPIAVLPAASILLRIGKMTFHDPFLVHVAQIFELGGSAIFDNLPFLFAIGIAIGLTSGDGIAALAAAVGYLVFDNVLKHFQVGSSVSEPLDMGVLGGMMVGGFSALFFNKFQHIRLPKALGFFGGKRFVPLITSLVMVFLGVLMGFIWPPVQREISHIGMWIVDNGNIGVFIYGVMNRLLIPTGLHHVINNIAWFQIGDFVTPAGKTVHGDISRFFAGDLTAGMFMTGYYPVIMFGLPAAALAMVRSSASKSKHFIAPVMLSAALTSFLTGITEPVEFAFMFVAPGLYVIHALLTGFSMLIMNILQVKMGFGFSAGFIDFLLNWHLATNPFWILIVGAGYFVLYYATFRTYLHFFPMKGSVKEDSDQQEDDQQVSLIPSEDRPAAILRQIGGASNIISVDACITRLRLFVKEEVLVKDNELKELGAIGVIRLGKGNVHVVFGTESEQIRESIKPLLLSK; from the coding sequence ATGTATGGTTTTCAGAAGATGGGGCGCTCTTTAATGATCCCCATTGCGGTGCTGCCGGCGGCATCCATTCTTCTTCGTATAGGTAAAATGACGTTTCATGATCCGTTCCTTGTTCATGTAGCTCAGATTTTTGAACTGGGTGGGAGTGCAATTTTTGATAATCTTCCTTTTCTGTTTGCCATCGGGATTGCGATTGGCTTAACATCTGGCGATGGCATTGCGGCGCTTGCGGCAGCTGTCGGCTACTTAGTTTTTGACAATGTACTAAAACATTTCCAAGTGGGGTCATCGGTTTCAGAGCCATTGGATATGGGTGTGCTTGGAGGAATGATGGTAGGAGGATTTTCCGCGCTGTTCTTCAACAAGTTTCAACATATTCGATTGCCGAAAGCGCTTGGATTTTTTGGAGGTAAACGGTTCGTCCCCCTCATTACATCGCTAGTGATGGTTTTCCTAGGTGTACTCATGGGTTTTATATGGCCTCCCGTTCAGAGAGAGATTAGTCATATCGGGATGTGGATTGTAGACAACGGAAACATTGGGGTATTCATTTATGGTGTGATGAATCGATTGCTCATTCCAACAGGTCTCCATCATGTCATTAACAATATAGCTTGGTTTCAAATTGGCGATTTCGTGACGCCAGCAGGTAAAACGGTTCATGGCGATATCTCACGATTTTTCGCGGGAGATCTCACTGCGGGTATGTTCATGACAGGTTACTATCCCGTAATCATGTTCGGATTGCCAGCAGCCGCATTAGCCATGGTGCGCAGCTCAGCCTCGAAATCCAAACATTTTATAGCACCAGTGATGTTAAGTGCTGCGTTAACTAGCTTTCTTACAGGGATTACAGAACCGGTCGAATTTGCCTTTATGTTTGTAGCACCTGGCCTTTACGTGATTCATGCCCTTCTAACTGGCTTTTCCATGCTGATTATGAATATTCTTCAGGTCAAAATGGGGTTCGGCTTCTCAGCGGGATTCATTGATTTCCTACTGAATTGGCATTTGGCAACGAATCCATTCTGGATTCTTATCGTAGGCGCAGGTTACTTTGTCCTATACTATGCCACCTTTCGGACGTACCTGCACTTCTTTCCGATGAAGGGCTCCGTGAAGGAAGACTCAGATCAACAAGAAGATGACCAGCAGGTAAGTTTGATTCCAAGTGAAGATCGACCCGCGGCGATTCTCAGGCAAATTGGCGGAGCTTCCAATATTATTTCCGTTGATGCCTGTATCACTCGGTTAAGATTGTTTGTCAAAGAGGAAGTTCTTGTGAAAGACAACGAACTGAAAGAGCTTGGCGCAATCGGTGTCATTCGACTTGGAAAAGGGAATGTCCATGTGGTGTTCGGAACGGAATCCGAACAAATACGTGAAAGCATTAAGCCATTGCTCCTATCCAAATAG